In Musa acuminata AAA Group cultivar baxijiao chromosome BXJ2-10, Cavendish_Baxijiao_AAA, whole genome shotgun sequence, a genomic segment contains:
- the LOC135625862 gene encoding pentatricopeptide repeat-containing protein At2g03380, mitochondrial-like, whose amino-acid sequence MRSFHASKRNAYLFPSPKTKPCAALARPLNPSNQHSRRSLSTHFIKQPPDAPDRPHSPSTFLPLLSSCADIAALRRIHGLILVHGLHRHLPCQTKLFSSYGSLGDIESARMVFDRIPDPDLYSWRVMLRWYVLNEQYADAIRCYLQMRYRFRELDNTVFSLVLKACVKLLDLDEGRKLHGHTAKVGGPDSFVLNVLIDMYAKCGDMDSSRRLFDGLEDRNVVSWTSIISAYAQNDCAAEAVLLFNRMQEEDVELNEYTVGSMFTACSMLDSLHQGKWVHGRAIKHGMCMNSFVGSALLDMYVKCGEVADARSVFDELDDVDLISWTAMIVGYTQRRCPLEALKLFSDTKWVAMVPNSVTIASVLSASAQLRDLESGNSIHALGIKLGIAECSVVMNALVDMYAKCCMLEEANSIFKRVYRNDVVTWNAMVAGYSQNHRGQEALTLFNQMRSDGCSPDAVTVVCVLSSCACLGDIHLGSSLHAYAIKFGFLSNTHVGTTLINFYNKYGDVMLANRVFDEMSNRNAVTWCAMMCGYGMQGDSAGSIDLFRRMVEKDLQPNEVTFTSILSTCSHTGMVDEGREYFDSMSKHYNISPSMRHYACMVDMLARAGKIEEALEFIDRMPVQADIDVWGALLHGCRMHSRFELGEVAVKRMMELLPHTSDYYVLMSNLYASDGRWNEAVQIRKLMKERGLVKLPGCSSLGMNNP is encoded by the coding sequence ATGAGATCATTCCATGCTTCGAAGAGGAACGCCTACCTCTTTCCTTCGCCGAAGACCAAACCCTGCGCCGCTCTTGCACGCCCCTTAAATCCATCGAATCAACATAGCAGGCGGTCGCTTTCCACTCATTTCATCAAGCAGCCTCCCGACGCTCCCGATCGACCACACTCGCCGAGCACATTTCTTCCTCTGCTGTCTTCCTGCGCTGACATCGCCGCCCTCAGGAGGATCCACGGCCTGATTCTTGTCCATGGTCTCCACCGACACCTCCCATGTCAGACCAAACTGTTCAGCTCCTATGGTTCCCTCGGAGACATCGAATCCGCCCGCATGGTGTTTGATAGAATTCCTGACCCAGACCTTTACTCGTGGAGAGTGATGCTTCGGTGGTACGTTTTGAATGAGCAATATGCTGACGCGATTAGGTGTTACTTGCAGATGAGATACCGTTTCCGTGAGCTCGATAACACGGTCTTCTCGCTTGTGTTGAAGGCCTGCGTCAAGTTGCTCGATCTTGACGAAGGCAGGAAGCTGCACGGCCACACAGCCAAGGTTGGAGGTCCTGATAGTTTCGTGCTCAACGTTCTCATTGACATGTATGCGAAATGCGGAGACATGGATTCTTCTCGACGATTGTTTGATGGACTCGAAGACAGAAATGTGGTTTCATGGACTTCGATAATATCTGCGTATGCTCAAAATGATTGTGCTGCAGAAGCAGTGCTTCTGTTCAATCGGATGCAAGAGGAGGACGTTGAGCTTAACGAGTACACGGTGGGAAGTATGTTCACTGCATGTTCGATGCTAGATTCCTTACATCAAGGAAAATGGGTGCATGGTCGTGCGATAAAGCATGGAATGTGTATGAATTCCTTTGTAGGTAGCGCACTCCTCGATATGTACGTGAAGTGTGGGGAAGTTGCAGATGCCCGTTCTGTCTTTGATGAACTGGATGATGTGGATCTCATCTCGTGGACTGCTATGATTGTTGGGTATACGCAGAGAAGGTGTCCGCTCGAGGCATTGAAGCTATTTTCTGATACAAAATGGGTGGCAATGGTTCCTAACTCGGTGACCATAGCTAGTGTTCTTTCTGCTTCTGCACAGTTGAGGGACTTGGAATCGGGTAATTCAATTCATGCACTTGGGATCAAATTAGGGATAGCAGAGTGTTCGGTAGTGATGAATGCGCTTGTTGATATGTATGCAAAATGCTGCATGCTCGAGGAAGCTAATTCTATATTCAAAAGGGTTTATCGGAATGATGTCGTTACCTGGAACGCAATGGTTGCAGGGTACTCTCAGAATCACCGAGGCCAAGAAGCTTTGACACTCTTCAACCAAATGAGGTCAGATGGGTGCTCACCAGATGCTGTCACGGTAGTGTGTGTTCTCTCTTCTTGTGCCTGCTTGGGAGATATACACCTTGGCAGTTCCTTGCATGCATATGCCATCAAGTTTGGATTTCTTTCCAATACTCATGTTGGTACAACTCTTATCAATTTCTATAACAAGTATGGTGACGTGATGTTAGCTAATAGAGTCTTTGATGAGATGAGCAATAGGAATGCTGTGACATGGTGTGCGATGATGTGTGGCTATGGAATGCAAGGTGATTCTGCTGGCTCTATTGATCTATTCAGAAGAATGGTGGAAAAAGACTTGCAGCCCAATGAAGTAACATTCACTAGCATCCTGTCGACATGTAGCCATACAGGTATGGTTGATGAAGGACGTGAGTATTTTGATAGTATGTCTAAACATTATAACATATCTCCCTCCATGAGACACTATGCATGTATGGTTGATATGCTAGCCCGAGCTGGAAAGATTGAGGAAGCACTGGAATTCATAGACAGAATGCCGGTGCAAGCAGATATTGATGTCTGGGGAGCTTTGCTTCATGGTTGCAGAATGCACTCAAGGTTTGAGCTCGGGGAAGTGGCAGTAAAGAGGATGATGGAATTGCTCCCACATACTTCGGATTATTATGTCCTCATGTCCAATTTGTATGCTTCAGATGGGAGGTGGAATGAAGCGGTTCAGATCAGGAAATTGATGAAGGAAAGAGGTCTGGTCAAGCTGCCAGGTTGTAGCTCTTTAGGAATGAATAATCCATGA